Proteins encoded within one genomic window of Panicum virgatum strain AP13 chromosome 1N, P.virgatum_v5, whole genome shotgun sequence:
- the LOC120654605 gene encoding protein HIGH CHLOROPHYLL FLUORESCENCE PHENOTYPE 173, chloroplastic-like isoform X2, whose protein sequence is MAAAHCASTSSAFLGLPRGNGRRRNSCRFVANARLVPVSATLDKETAAAKPRRSRNRRSRKATKSESTALLAADEPAEAKDGGAPEEAANGGGGRGMVALDDVIVNPVGLGRRSRQVFDEVWRKFSRLGQMSSASSAAVAEQDPAVLFRSGPMCEFTVPGAQDITVLVVGATSRIGRIVVRKLMLRGYNVKTLVRRNDPEVIDMLPRSVDIVVGDIGDPSSVQAAVSGCNKVIYCATARSTITGDLNRVDNQGVRNVTKAFQDYYNQLAQSRAGKSSKSKLTIAKFKSAKSVKGWEVRQGSYFQDIYPSRFDGGTDASFEYSERGQAVFSGFVFTRGGYVEMSKRLSLPLGSTLDRYDGLLLSVGGNGRSYVIILETGPLADTSQTKKYFARMNTKVGFCRVRVPFSAFRPVNPQDPPLDPFLVHTLTIRFEPKKQRPGDSSEGAASDPRNFELKMEFIKALPSGQETDIVLVSCTGSGIEANRREQVLKAKKAGEDALRRSGLGYTIVRPGPLQEEPGGQRALIFDQGSRISQGISCADVADICVKALHYSTARNKSFDVSYEHVSEQGNELYELVAHLRDKANNYLSPALSVLEKNT, encoded by the exons atggcggcggcccacTGCGCGTCCACTTCCTCAGCCTTCCTCGGCCTCCCGCGCGGCAACGGCAGGCGGCGCAATTCCTGCCGCTTCGTCGCCAACGCCAGGCTGGTGCCGGTGTCCGCCACGCTGGACAAGGAGACCGCGGCGGCGAAGCCGCGGAGGTCCCGGAACCGCCGGTCCAGGAAGGCGACCAAGTCCGAGTCCacggcgctgctcgccgccgacgagcccgCGGAGGCCAAGGACGGTGGAGCCCCCGAGGAGGCGGcaaacggtggcggcggcagggggatggtagcgctggacgacgTGATCGTGAACCCGGTGGGGCTCGGCCGGCGCTCCCGGCAGGTGTTCGATGAGGTGTGGCGCAAGTTCTCGCGGCTCGGCCAGATGTccagcgcctcctccgccgctgtGGCCGAGCAGGACCCCGCCGTCCTCTTCCGCAGCGGGCCCATGTGCGAGTTCACCGTGCCCGGCGCGCAGGACATCAccgtcctcgtcgtcggcgCCACCAGCCGCATCGGCCGCATCGTCGTCCGCAAGCTCATGCTCCGCGGATACAACGTCAAG ACATTAGTCAGGAGGAATGATCCGGAAGTGATTGACATGCTTCCGAGGTCTGTGGACATCGTGGTTGGCGATATCGGTGATCCTTCTTCAGTTCAGGCTGCCGTTTCAGGTTGCAACAAGGTAATTTACTGTGCTACCGCACGGTCGACTATCACCGGAGACCTCAACAGGGTTGATAACCAAGGAGTAAGAAATGTTACCAAGGCTTTCCAG GATTACTACAATCAGCTGGCCCAGTCAAGGGCTGGTAAAAGCAGCAAGAGCAAACTGACGATTGCAAAATTTAAGTCCGCCAAATCTGTGAAAGGATGGGAGGTGCGTCAGGGATCATACTTCCAGGATATCTACCCTTCTAGATTCGATGGAGGCACCGATGCGTCATTTGAATACTCGGAAAGGGGACAGGCTGTTTTCTCAG GGTTTGTTTTCACAAGGGGTGGCTACGTTGAAATGTCTAAACGGCTTTCGCTTCCTCTGGGTTCCACACTAGACAG GTATGATGGATTGCTTCTTTCGGTGGGCGGAAATGGAAGATCATATGTTATTATTCTCGAGACTGGTCCACTGGCTGACACCTCACAGACCAAGAAATATTTTGCCCGGATGAACACAAAAGTTGGATTTTGCAGA GTGAGAGTGCCGTTTTCAGCTTTCCGGCCAGTAAACCCACAGGATCCTCCATTGGACCCCTTTCTTGTGCACACACTAACCATCAGGTTTGAGCCCAAGAAGCAG AGACCTGGTGATTCATCTGAAGGAGCTGCTAGTGACCCCAGAAACTTTGAGCTGAAAATGGAGTTTATAAAAGCTTTGCCA AGTGGTCAAGAAACAGACATTGTGCTGGTCTCATGCACGGGCTCAGGAATTGAAGCTAACAGGCGAGAACAAGTCCTCAAAGCGAAGAAG GCTGGAGAGGACGCATTGAGGAGATCTGGCCTCGGGTATACCATTGTGCGCCCAGGTCCGCTGCAG GAAGAACCTGGGGGTCAGCGCGCCTTGATCTTCGACCAAGGGAGCAGGATCTCTCAG GGCATCAGCTGCGCCGATGTGGCCGACATCTGCGTGAAAGCGCTGCACTATTCGACAGCAAGGAACAAGAGCTTCGAT GTGTCCTACGAGCATGTGTCGGAGCAAGGGAATGAGCTGTATGAACTT GTGGCTCATCTACGTGACAAGGCCAACAACTACCTGTCGCCGGCTCTCTCGGTTCTGGAGAAGAACACCTGA
- the LOC120654605 gene encoding protein HIGH CHLOROPHYLL FLUORESCENCE PHENOTYPE 173, chloroplastic-like isoform X1, protein MAAAHCASTSSAFLGLPRGNGRRRNSCRFVANARLVPVSATLDKETAAAKPRRSRNRRSRKATKSESTALLAADEPAEAKDGGAPEEAANGGGGRGMVALDDVIVNPVGLGRRSRQVFDEVWRKFSRLGQMSSASSAAVAEQDPAVLFRSGPMCEFTVPGAQDITVLVVGATSRIGRIVVRKLMLRGYNVKTLVRRNDPEVIDMLPRSVDIVVGDIGDPSSVQAAVSGCNKVIYCATARSTITGDLNRVDNQGVRNVTKAFQQDYYNQLAQSRAGKSSKSKLTIAKFKSAKSVKGWEVRQGSYFQDIYPSRFDGGTDASFEYSERGQAVFSGFVFTRGGYVEMSKRLSLPLGSTLDRYDGLLLSVGGNGRSYVIILETGPLADTSQTKKYFARMNTKVGFCRVRVPFSAFRPVNPQDPPLDPFLVHTLTIRFEPKKQRPGDSSEGAASDPRNFELKMEFIKALPSGQETDIVLVSCTGSGIEANRREQVLKAKKAGEDALRRSGLGYTIVRPGPLQEEPGGQRALIFDQGSRISQGISCADVADICVKALHYSTARNKSFDVSYEHVSEQGNELYELVAHLRDKANNYLSPALSVLEKNT, encoded by the exons atggcggcggcccacTGCGCGTCCACTTCCTCAGCCTTCCTCGGCCTCCCGCGCGGCAACGGCAGGCGGCGCAATTCCTGCCGCTTCGTCGCCAACGCCAGGCTGGTGCCGGTGTCCGCCACGCTGGACAAGGAGACCGCGGCGGCGAAGCCGCGGAGGTCCCGGAACCGCCGGTCCAGGAAGGCGACCAAGTCCGAGTCCacggcgctgctcgccgccgacgagcccgCGGAGGCCAAGGACGGTGGAGCCCCCGAGGAGGCGGcaaacggtggcggcggcagggggatggtagcgctggacgacgTGATCGTGAACCCGGTGGGGCTCGGCCGGCGCTCCCGGCAGGTGTTCGATGAGGTGTGGCGCAAGTTCTCGCGGCTCGGCCAGATGTccagcgcctcctccgccgctgtGGCCGAGCAGGACCCCGCCGTCCTCTTCCGCAGCGGGCCCATGTGCGAGTTCACCGTGCCCGGCGCGCAGGACATCAccgtcctcgtcgtcggcgCCACCAGCCGCATCGGCCGCATCGTCGTCCGCAAGCTCATGCTCCGCGGATACAACGTCAAG ACATTAGTCAGGAGGAATGATCCGGAAGTGATTGACATGCTTCCGAGGTCTGTGGACATCGTGGTTGGCGATATCGGTGATCCTTCTTCAGTTCAGGCTGCCGTTTCAGGTTGCAACAAGGTAATTTACTGTGCTACCGCACGGTCGACTATCACCGGAGACCTCAACAGGGTTGATAACCAAGGAGTAAGAAATGTTACCAAGGCTTTCCAG CAGGATTACTACAATCAGCTGGCCCAGTCAAGGGCTGGTAAAAGCAGCAAGAGCAAACTGACGATTGCAAAATTTAAGTCCGCCAAATCTGTGAAAGGATGGGAGGTGCGTCAGGGATCATACTTCCAGGATATCTACCCTTCTAGATTCGATGGAGGCACCGATGCGTCATTTGAATACTCGGAAAGGGGACAGGCTGTTTTCTCAG GGTTTGTTTTCACAAGGGGTGGCTACGTTGAAATGTCTAAACGGCTTTCGCTTCCTCTGGGTTCCACACTAGACAG GTATGATGGATTGCTTCTTTCGGTGGGCGGAAATGGAAGATCATATGTTATTATTCTCGAGACTGGTCCACTGGCTGACACCTCACAGACCAAGAAATATTTTGCCCGGATGAACACAAAAGTTGGATTTTGCAGA GTGAGAGTGCCGTTTTCAGCTTTCCGGCCAGTAAACCCACAGGATCCTCCATTGGACCCCTTTCTTGTGCACACACTAACCATCAGGTTTGAGCCCAAGAAGCAG AGACCTGGTGATTCATCTGAAGGAGCTGCTAGTGACCCCAGAAACTTTGAGCTGAAAATGGAGTTTATAAAAGCTTTGCCA AGTGGTCAAGAAACAGACATTGTGCTGGTCTCATGCACGGGCTCAGGAATTGAAGCTAACAGGCGAGAACAAGTCCTCAAAGCGAAGAAG GCTGGAGAGGACGCATTGAGGAGATCTGGCCTCGGGTATACCATTGTGCGCCCAGGTCCGCTGCAG GAAGAACCTGGGGGTCAGCGCGCCTTGATCTTCGACCAAGGGAGCAGGATCTCTCAG GGCATCAGCTGCGCCGATGTGGCCGACATCTGCGTGAAAGCGCTGCACTATTCGACAGCAAGGAACAAGAGCTTCGAT GTGTCCTACGAGCATGTGTCGGAGCAAGGGAATGAGCTGTATGAACTT GTGGCTCATCTACGTGACAAGGCCAACAACTACCTGTCGCCGGCTCTCTCGGTTCTGGAGAAGAACACCTGA
- the LOC120654606 gene encoding probable LRR receptor-like serine/threonine-protein kinase At3g47570 — protein sequence MKQQHTRVTSLSARYYEVRVKRHRNLMRPVTLCSTVDTGNQEFKVLIFKFMVNGSLERWLHCEYYSGMPERVLSLGQRICIATDVASALDYIHNQVTPPLVHCDLKPSNILLDNDMTARLSDFGSAKFLFPGLINPKSLVEVGGTIGYMAPEYGMGSEINTGGDVYSFGVLLMEMLTGKQPTDDLFVDDLSLHNFTDSMFPDRLAEIIDPHIMPEESQSGAEEWMQSYIVPLVALGLSCSMKSPKDRPGMRDVCAKLSAIKEDFTKSHTELSSLTALVTGS from the exons ATGAAGCAGCAGCATACGAGAGTTACTTCACTGAGTGCGAGGTACTACGAAGTACGCGTCAAGCGTCATCGTAACTTGATGCGACCTGTGACTCTATGCTCGACAGTGGATACAGGAAACCAAGAG TTCAAAGTTCTAATCTTCAAGTTCATGGTCAATGGCAGCCTTGAAAGATGGTTGCACTGTGAGTACTACAGTGGCATGCCGGAGAGAGTGTTAAGCTTAGGCCAGCGCATATGCATCGCCACAGATGTGGCTTCTGCTCTGGATTATATCCACAATCAGGTTACTCCTCCTTTGGTCCACTGTGATTTGAAGCCGAGCAACATCCTTTTAGACAATGACATGACTGCTCGTCTCAGTGACTTTGGCTCAGCAAAGTTTCTATTTCCAGGCCTCATTAATCCAAAAAGCCTGGTCGAAGTTGGAGGAACAATAGGATACATGGCACCTG AGTACGGCATGGGCTCCGAAATCAACACAGGAGGAGATGTGTACAGTTTTGGAGTGCTTCTTATGGAGATGCTAACGGGAAAGCAGCCCACCGATGATTTGTTTGTTGATGACCTTAGCCTCCACAATTTTACTGACTCCATGTTCCCAGATAGACTTGCAGAGATCATAGATCCTCATATTATGCCTGAGGAATCACAGTCGGGTGCAGAGGAATGGATGCAGAGCTACATTGTCCCCCTGGTTGCGCTTGGACTTTCATGTTCCATGAAATCTCCAAAAGATAGGCCTGGGATGCGAGATGTGTGCGCAAAACTCTCTGCTATCAAAGAAGATTTTACTAAGTCTCATACTGAACTATCTTCACTGACAGCGCTAGTTACTGGTTCATAG
- the LOC120654607 gene encoding guanine nucleotide-binding protein subunit gamma 2-like, with amino-acid sequence MRGEANGGEGRRPRGEDPDHEDEEGAPPQRQQQQQPQRPAARPPSGPQQPPPPAMTRNVGYVGKHRLSAAIARLDQELQSLQDELNELETMEPASTACQDVITSTEGKPDPLLPITSGPENSSWDRWFQRVRSSRSNKWWASRGSEFF; translated from the exons ATGAGGGGGGAGGCCAACGGCGGGGagggccgccgcccgcggggCGAGGACCCGGACcacgaggacgaggagggggcgccgcctcagaggcagcagcagcagcagccgcagaggcccgccgcgcggccgcccTCCGGCCCGcagcaaccgccgccgccggcgatgacGAGGAACGTCGGGTACGTCGGCAAGCACCGCCtctccgccgccatcgcccgCCTCGACCAGGAGCTCCAGTCCCTCCAG GACGAATTGAATGAGCTTGAAACCATGGAACCTGCATCCACTGCGTGCCAGGA TGTGATCACAAGTACAGAAGGGAAACCTGACCCGCTTCTTCCTAT CACCAGTGGTCCGGAGAACTCTTCTTGGGACAGATGGTTTCAGCGGGTTCGCAGCTCCCGCAGCAACAAATGGTGGGCATCAAGAGGCTCTGAGTTCTTCTAG
- the LOC120654301 gene encoding ribosomal RNA small subunit methyltransferase H-like, which yields MTSACPGHPFLHRTAHSHPWRASMCYPRLAPCPASAMAAARRLFSFHLALRPREPASPLATAATAVAVPHRRGKHDAVACKATGKTKPKAKAKASNKGGERLQRRPLEEHLKRRTRSAAAFDTDLYGRHGHAHHVPVLLGEVLAAFRRPRPLRSFVDCTLGAAGHSLAMMEAHPEMELYVGMDVDPTALGIGRGHIEAFLADREPNGGELRAYTHVKNFKYIKQVLGSVDESLVVGLCGVDGILIDLGMSSMQVSQLN from the exons ATGACTAGTGCTTGTCCGGGCCATCCGTTTCTGCATCGGACGGCGCACAGCCACCCCTGGCGCGCCAGCATGTGTTATCCACGACTAGCGCCGTGCCCGGcgtcggcgatggcggcggccaggcggctCTTCTCCTTCCACCTCGCCCTCCGCCCCCGCGAGCCCGCGAGCCCTCTCGCAACTGCCGCCACTGCCGTTGCGGTTCCGCACCGCCGCGGCAAGCACGATGCGGTCGCGTGCAAGGCCACCGGGAAGACCAAGCCCaaggcgaaggcgaaggcgaGCAACAAGGGCGGCGAGCGGCTGCAGAGGCGGCCGCTGGAGGAGCACCTCAAGCGGCGCACGCGCTCCGCGGCCGCCTTCGACACCGACCTGTACGGACGCCACGGCCACGCGCACCACGTGCCGGTGCTGCTCGGCGAGGTCCTCGCCGCCTtccgccggccccgcccgctCCGCTCCTTCGTTGACTGCAccctcggcgccgccgggcaTTCCCTCGCC ATGATGGAGGCGCACCCGGAAATGGAGCTGTACGTTGGCATGGACGTCGACCCCACTGCCCTGGGGATTGGCCGTGGTCACATTGAGGCCTTCCTTGCTGATAGAGAACCGAATGGAGGGGAGCTGCGTGCCTACACTCACGTCAAGAACTTTAAGTACATCAAGCAAGTTCTTGGTAGCGTGGACGAGAGCCTTGTTGTTGGCTTGTGTGGAGTTGATGGCATCCTCATTGATCTTGGCATGTCATCCATGCAGGTTAGTCAGCTGAATTAG
- the LOC120654303 gene encoding wiskott-Aldrich syndrome protein homolog 1-like translates to MDLHLTPSARRATATAGSRLCLRPAPPLVAPGGPHCPAGAPGLPPPRPFFFPTRACCPWLADLHAAGRHARLCAVLDGRRSARAAAAAPLLGSPVLLPLCSPSRCSARAAAAAPLLGSAVLLPLCSPSRCSARAAAAAPLLGSAVLLPLCSPSRCSARAAAPPSAPSSPVPPARCSPPAPPLLLAPRGLAGSPLAHCSSPARPARPRPQRDGRPTPSKWVGVVRSIWADHSDPHLRGIYLFGAEPNPHEP, encoded by the exons ATGGATCTACATTTAACTCC CTCCGCGAGacgggccaccgccaccgcgggcTCCCGGCTctgcctccgccccgccccgcccttgGTGGCGCCCGGAGGTCCGCACTGCCCTGCCGGCGCCCCGGGTctgcctccgccccgccccttcttcttccccacgCGCGCGTGCTGCCCGTGGCTCGCCGACCTCCACGCGGCCGGCCGCCACGCCCGCCTCTGCGCCGTGCTCGACGGCCGCCGCTCGGCtcgggccgccgcggccgcgccgctgctcgGCTCGCCGGTGCTCCTCCCACTCTGCTCGCCGTCCCGCTGCTCGGCtcgggccgccgcggccgcgccgctgctcgGCTCGGCGGTGCTCCTCCCGCTCTGCTCGCCGTCCCGCTGCTCGGCtcgggccgccgcggccgcgccgctgctcgGCTCGGCGGTGCTCCTCCCGCTTTGCTCGCCGTCCCGCTGCTCGGCtcgggccgccgctcctccctctgccccgagctcgccggtgCCACCCGCTCGGTGCTCGCCCCCGGCCCCGCCCCTGCTCCTCGCCCCGCGCggcctcgccggctcgccgctcgCCCACTGCTCCTCGCCGGCTCGCCCCGCGCGGCCTCGCCCCCAGCGAGACGGACGCCCGACGCCGTCGAAGTGGGTCGGGGTGGTCCGCTCGATTTGGGCGGACCACTCCGACCCGCATCTACGCGGCATATACCTCTTTGGGGCTGAACCCAACCCGCATGAACCTTAA